AAATGTTTTAAAATTATTTTGTAAAAGTATATATGGAAAGAGGGATATTATGGATTACAAAGAGGCATTAGATTACATAAATGATAAAAATAAATTTGGTTCAAGATTAGGATTAGATACTATAGGAAAACTTTTAGAATTTTTAGGAAATCCTCATTTAGATATGAAATATATCCATATTGGTGGAACCAATGGAAAAGGTTCTACTGCCTCTTATATTGCTTCAGTTTTGCAAGAAGCAGGATATGAGGTAGGATTGTTTACTTCACCTTTCTTAGAAAGGTTTAATGAACGTATATCTATCAATGGAGTGGACATACCTAATGATAGATTGGCAAATATAACAGAAAAAATTAAGGATAAAATAGAGATAATGTTGGAAGAAGGTTATGAACATCCTACTACTTTTGAAATAGTTACAGCTATTGCATTTGTATATTTTAAAGAAGAACAAGTTGATTATGTGGTATTAGAAGTGGGTTTAGGTGGAAGAGCCGATTCTACAAATGTTATCAAAAATTCATTAGCTTCTGTTATAACGACTATAGACTATGATCATATGGATGTGTTAGGGAATACTTTAGATAAGATTGCATATGAAAAAGCTGGCATTATAAAGGATAGTGGGCTTGTGATATCTTATCCACAACAGAATGAGGCTCTGGAGGTACTAAAAAGAGTAACAACAGAAAAGCAAGCTGAATTGTTAGTATGTCCTGTAGATAAAGTAAAAATTAAAAAATTAAGTGAATTTGGAGGATTGTTTGATTTTGAGTATGATGGTAAAGTATATGAGGATATTGAAATAAGTTTATTAGGAGAATATCAAGTATATAATGCCGCTTTAGCTCTGTTTACTTTATTAACTTTAAAGAATAAGGGATTTATAGATATATCTGAAGAAGACATTAAAAAGGGGCTTAAGAAGACTAAGTGGAAAGGTAGATTAGAAATAATAAATAGAGATCCTACTTTTGTAATCGATGGTGCACATAATGTACAGGGAATAAAAAATTTAGCAAAGAATTTAAAATTATTTAA
This portion of the Keratinibaculum paraultunense genome encodes:
- a CDS encoding bifunctional folylpolyglutamate synthase/dihydrofolate synthase, encoding MDYKEALDYINDKNKFGSRLGLDTIGKLLEFLGNPHLDMKYIHIGGTNGKGSTASYIASVLQEAGYEVGLFTSPFLERFNERISINGVDIPNDRLANITEKIKDKIEIMLEEGYEHPTTFEIVTAIAFVYFKEEQVDYVVLEVGLGGRADSTNVIKNSLASVITTIDYDHMDVLGNTLDKIAYEKAGIIKDSGLVISYPQQNEALEVLKRVTTEKQAELLVCPVDKVKIKKLSEFGGLFDFEYDGKVYEDIEISLLGEYQVYNAALALFTLLTLKNKGFIDISEEDIKKGLKKTKWKGRLEIINRDPTFVIDGAHNVQGIKNLAKNLKLFKYKRLILGLGILKDKDVEHMVEILAPLADEIIITEVNMPRKMDAYDLQEIVNKYNRNTFVEKNIKKAIDKAFEKANKDDLIIFAGSLYLIGDVRRIFIQNK